CCGTCAAAGAATACCGTCACCTGAAAGAGAAGAAGAAGGGCAGGGCCCTGCTCGGGGCGCTCCTTACCTTTTCCGGGTGCTATGTGGCCTTCGCGGGCGGGGCGAACGGCGTCGGAAAGGCGATGGCCCCCGTAGTCGCGGTCGGTTTCATAGATACCAGGTGGGGCATACTGATCGCGGGCATAGGTATCGCGGCGGGAGCCCTTATCTTCGGAAAGGCGGCGCTCGAGACCGACGAGAGGGAGCTTGGGGAGATAGGTTTTGTCAGGGCGATAATCATCGAGCTGATATGCGCCACCGCGCTTTTGGCCGCGTCGATAAGCGGGATCCCGCTTTCCGTCTCCGTGACCGTGACCGCGAGCCTGACCGGCCTCGGTTGCGCCGACCTGGGGATAATGCCGAGCCTGAAGAAGCATCATGCCGTAAGGAACCTCCTGATGTGGCTTATAGTGCCTTTCACGTCGGCCTGGCTTACCTATTTCCTTTTGCACCTCCTTAAGGTCATATTGAAATGAAATTATCCTTGAAAAAAGTCCACATCGCTGAGATGATAGAACACGCGAAACACGAATTCCCGAACGAAGCCTGCGGCCTCCTGGCAGGAAAGAGCAGGAAGGTAAGCAAGGTCTACCGGATGGCGAATACCGAAAGGGGCGGGATGAGATACACGATGGCGCTCAAGGAGCAGTTCGACGCGGCCAGGGATATGCGTTCCCAGAACCTGGATATGGTCGCGATCTATCACTCGCATCCCAACGTCAGGCCGTATCCTTCTTTCCGCGACATCCAGCTCGCGATGCATCCCGAGTGCTCCTATATCATCGTCTCGCTTATCAACGGCATGCCCGAGGTCCGCTCCTTCAGGATAAGAAAGGGCATGGTCGAGGAGGAGGAGATAGATGCCGGCTGACCTCACTTCCGCCCAGCGGGAGAGATACAGGAAACATCTCATCTTCGATATGATAGGAGAAAAAGGCCAGAAAAGACTTTTGTCTTCGAAGGCGCTGATAATAGGCGCCGGAGGCCTGGGTTCGCCGGCCGCCTTATATCTCGCGTCCTGCGGGGTGGGGACGATAGGCATTGTCGACAGCGATGACCTCGAGCTTTCCAACCTCCATAGGCAGGTATTATATTCCACCGGCGATATCGGAAAGCCGAAAGTGTTCCTTGCGGAGAAGAGGCTGAAAGAGATCAATCCCGATGTGGATATCAGGGCCTCGAAGGCCAGGGTGACAGGCGATAACGCGAAGGCCCTTATAAAGGATTACGACGTGATACTCGACTGCACCGATAATTTTGAGACGAAATACCTTATCAATGACACATGCGTTTCTCTGGGTAAGGCCCTGGTGCACGGCGGCATTTACGCCTTCGACGGGCAGGTGACTTTCATCCTGCCGGGCAAGGGTCCGTGTTACAGGTGCATCTTTCCCGAGCTGCCCGGCCCGGGCGCGTTCCGCGATTGCCAGCAGGCGGGTATCCTCGGTTCGGTCCCGGCGGTGATCGGCGCCCTGCAGGCGAACGAGGCGTTGAAATACCTTCTCGGGATCGGGAAGAACCTCGTCGGGCGGCTGTTAAGGTACGACGCGCTCACCGGCGAGATCAGGATATCGGAGTATAAAAAGAATGAAAAATGCCCTGTTTGCGGCGGGAGATGATCTGATATGACAGCCAGATTTGAGTTATGGGCGATATTCGGCATAGCGATAACCGCGATGATGTATCTTGACCTTTTTGTCCTGAATAAGAAGGCCCATACCGTAAGGCTAAAAGAAGCACTGGCCTGGTGCGCGGTATGGGTAACCGCGGCGCTGTTATTTTGCGTAGGCATATATTTCCTGCTCGGCAGGATAAAGGCGCTCGAGTTCCTGACGGGCTATATAATAGAAGAATCGCTCAGCGTAGACAACCTGTTTGTCTTCATAATG
The genomic region above belongs to Candidatus Omnitrophota bacterium and contains:
- a CDS encoding M67 family metallopeptidase, giving the protein MKKVHIAEMIEHAKHEFPNEACGLLAGKSRKVSKVYRMANTERGGMRYTMALKEQFDAARDMRSQNLDMVAIYHSHPNVRPYPSFRDIQLAMHPECSYIIVSLINGMPEVRSFRIRKGMVEEEEIDAG
- a CDS encoding inorganic phosphate transporter, coding for VKEYRHLKEKKKGRALLGALLTFSGCYVAFAGGANGVGKAMAPVVAVGFIDTRWGILIAGIGIAAGALIFGKAALETDERELGEIGFVRAIIIELICATALLAASISGIPLSVSVTVTASLTGLGCADLGIMPSLKKHHAVRNLLMWLIVPFTSAWLTYFLLHLLKVILK
- a CDS encoding HesA/MoeB/ThiF family protein; this translates as MPADLTSAQRERYRKHLIFDMIGEKGQKRLLSSKALIIGAGGLGSPAALYLASCGVGTIGIVDSDDLELSNLHRQVLYSTGDIGKPKVFLAEKRLKEINPDVDIRASKARVTGDNAKALIKDYDVILDCTDNFETKYLINDTCVSLGKALVHGGIYAFDGQVTFILPGKGPCYRCIFPELPGPGAFRDCQQAGILGSVPAVIGALQANEALKYLLGIGKNLVGRLLRYDALTGEIRISEYKKNEKCPVCGGR